In the Pseudanabaena sp. PCC 7367 genome, one interval contains:
- a CDS encoding branched-chain amino acid ABC transporter permease — MLAYLTSLLSFASIFALFSLGLNLQWGFAGLVNFGHVAFMTVGAYTTVMLNLAGVPWYFAFLLAAIAAGILGLLVGSTTLRLRTDYLAIVTIGVSEIVRLIANNEEWLTNGARGVYGYDRPLEGLVATNYYPALLMGLLLVVLAVVYWQLERLVRSPWGRVLKAIREDEEVAKALGKNVFWYKLQAFSIGAAIAGFAGAFFAWQLTTVYPETFIPLITFQAWTIVTIGGAGSNLGVLLGALIFQLYNTLPRFLPQQVRIGILGGGKLEALQLITIGLTLILLMVWRPQGIMGNKDELTLTK; from the coding sequence TGCTCTATTTAGCCTGGGCTTAAACCTGCAATGGGGGTTTGCCGGACTGGTGAATTTTGGCCATGTGGCTTTTATGACTGTGGGTGCCTATACCACTGTTATGTTAAATCTGGCTGGTGTACCCTGGTATTTTGCATTTTTGCTGGCGGCGATCGCGGCTGGCATTTTGGGTCTATTGGTGGGCAGCACTACGTTGCGGTTGCGAACCGACTATCTAGCGATCGTGACGATCGGGGTATCAGAAATTGTGCGCTTGATTGCCAACAATGAAGAATGGCTGACCAATGGCGCAAGGGGGGTATATGGCTACGATCGCCCCCTGGAAGGATTGGTAGCTACTAATTATTACCCGGCTTTGTTGATGGGGTTATTATTGGTGGTTCTGGCGGTGGTGTATTGGCAGCTAGAAAGATTGGTGCGATCGCCCTGGGGCAGAGTGCTTAAGGCGATCCGCGAAGATGAAGAAGTGGCCAAGGCACTGGGTAAGAATGTGTTTTGGTATAAGCTACAGGCATTTTCGATTGGGGCGGCGATCGCTGGTTTTGCGGGGGCGTTCTTTGCCTGGCAACTAACCACTGTCTATCCAGAGACTTTTATTCCGTTGATTACCTTCCAAGCCTGGACGATCGTCACGATCGGCGGTGCTGGTAGTAATTTGGGCGTGTTGCTGGGGGCGCTAATTTTTCAGCTCTACAATACCCTGCCTCGTTTTTTGCCCCAACAGGTCAGAATTGGCATCCTTGGTGGCGGTAAGCTGGAGGCATTGCAACTCATTACGATCGGCTTGACCTTGATTTTATTAATGGTGTGGCGACCCCAGGGGATTATGGGCAATAAAGATGAGTTGACTTTGACGAAATAA
- a CDS encoding WD40 repeat domain-containing protein: MTSMAGMTSAFARASTGSEPELNPTPKPIDIDIDIDNVTNFLNQPIAPLAQLVQSVKANQVSRFQAHETSVLQVQFSPDGNHLLTASSNGSVKLWDRLGQELVEFPHEDHIIWSANFSADGSQIITGAQDGVARLWDRSGQLLQEFTGHEDWVNTAIFSPNGDRILTASSDGTVRLWNLEGEQLLEIKHPDAVWTAAFSPDGEYIATGASDHLARLWDRQGKLLTELKGHRNWVRSIAFSPDGQYIATASSDRTAQLWDLEGKSIAQLAGHTGVVRAIRFSNDGKYIATASEDKTVRLWNLRGQQLARLDGHQDWAIGLGFSPNGRYLASAAADFTVRIWELNLGSNF; the protein is encoded by the coding sequence ATGACCAGTATGGCCGGTATGACCAGTGCTTTTGCTCGAGCCTCAACGGGTTCTGAACCAGAGCTTAATCCAACTCCTAAGCCGATTGATATTGATATTGATATTGATAATGTAACTAATTTCCTAAATCAACCGATCGCCCCATTGGCCCAATTGGTTCAATCAGTCAAAGCCAATCAGGTCAGCCGATTTCAAGCCCATGAAACCAGTGTGCTGCAAGTGCAGTTTAGCCCCGATGGCAATCATTTGCTCACTGCTTCTTCCAATGGCTCAGTCAAGCTGTGGGATCGCCTGGGTCAAGAATTAGTCGAATTTCCCCATGAAGATCACATTATCTGGAGTGCAAATTTTAGCGCCGATGGTAGCCAGATCATCACCGGAGCGCAGGATGGAGTTGCCCGATTGTGGGATCGCAGTGGTCAACTATTGCAAGAATTCACTGGCCATGAAGATTGGGTAAATACGGCGATCTTCAGTCCCAACGGCGATCGCATTCTTACCGCCTCCTCGGATGGCACGGTGAGGTTATGGAACCTAGAGGGGGAACAACTACTTGAGATCAAACATCCCGATGCGGTTTGGACTGCTGCATTCAGCCCCGATGGTGAATACATTGCCACTGGCGCTTCAGATCATCTGGCCAGGTTGTGGGATCGCCAGGGCAAGCTGCTAACCGAACTAAAAGGACACCGCAACTGGGTCAGGAGTATTGCGTTTAGTCCCGATGGTCAATATATCGCCACTGCTTCATCGGATCGGACAGCGCAGTTATGGGATCTAGAGGGCAAGTCGATCGCCCAATTGGCGGGACATACTGGCGTGGTACGCGCAATTAGATTTAGTAATGATGGGAAATACATCGCCACCGCCTCGGAAGATAAAACAGTCCGATTGTGGAATTTGCGCGGTCAACAGCTAGCACGACTGGATGGACACCAGGACTGGGCGATCGGGCTGGGTTTCAGTCCCAATGGTCGCTATCTGGCTTCTGCTGCCGCCGACTTTACGGTTCGGATCTGGGAATTAAATTTGGGTAGTAATTTTTGA
- a CDS encoding adenylate/guanylate cyclase domain-containing protein gives MPARIMVVDDDRQLESLINSLFRGKIINGDYRFCFVSDGQQALELLSADDAIDMVLTAIDLPRMGGLELLAQLEGDEFSRYRQYGLKTIVMSSCEDIANIRTAMNLGAVDFLTRPINPKDLEITIANTLEKVARDRENQRFRRIKEAELNQVEAKYRHIFENAVEGMFQASPGGSFIDVNSAIAEMLGYATSQHLLAQINDIGIQVFAEPGQYEQFSQLIETQARVKGFEFQAKCADGSLIWVSANARAVKEPQGSLLYYDGSLIDISDRITAQEALKRSQKDLEQRVKQRTQALAYANDQMVVEVAVRKHIEQSLRQSESKLRHVFEQAPVMMISVDDRGRICDVNDKWLAETGYARAEVMYKSADFLISLQPDEPEPEFGTEFWQADHIQDIPYCYRTKDGDDIDVLIDCVATVDPTGKAINLAVVRNITAQKQAEKQLQFAMFALERLSHLVAWCRPDGQITYVNKATTKALGYAKDELLNMSISQIDSSISASQWQSHWQELKTRKYLYYETTMCRKNGSIFPVEVTANYLEFGGEEYNFVFVKDISDRKQFESALQRSNSLLKAQREVAIDGILAVDEQGRIVSFNRRFCEMWDVPEALLNAGEANRLLSFLLTAVGLPEPLTDLIERTYDDPNDFQRDEIRLPGDRIFDCYSGPVMANDGKYFGMIWFFRDITDRVIAEEALQVEKEKSERLLLNILPEPIANRLKLEQGAIADRFSQVSVLFADIVDFTRVSARMSPQELVSMLNQIFSAFDHLADQHGLEKIKTVGDAYMVASGLPYYREDHMAAIAHMALDMREQMQQFNARTGESFRMRIGINAGPVVAGVIGTKKFIYDLWGDTVNIASRMESQGTADRIQVSEIIYEELADQFDFEPRGAIEVKGRGQMTTYFLTGRKPGAKSATDSSYDLDLSHNVEANQDVSQSVRLSS, from the coding sequence ATGCCAGCCAGAATAATGGTGGTGGACGACGATCGCCAGCTTGAATCACTTATAAACAGCCTGTTCAGGGGCAAAATCATCAACGGTGATTATCGGTTTTGTTTCGTCTCCGACGGTCAACAGGCATTAGAATTACTGAGCGCAGATGATGCGATCGATATGGTGCTCACTGCGATTGATCTGCCACGGATGGGCGGTTTGGAGCTTTTGGCACAGCTTGAGGGAGATGAATTTTCTAGATATAGGCAATATGGCTTAAAAACTATAGTCATGTCTAGCTGTGAGGATATTGCTAATATCAGGACAGCAATGAACCTGGGGGCAGTGGATTTTCTAACCAGGCCGATTAACCCCAAAGATTTAGAAATTACGATCGCCAATACGCTCGAAAAAGTAGCACGCGATCGGGAAAATCAACGATTCCGACGGATTAAGGAAGCAGAACTAAACCAGGTCGAGGCCAAATATCGGCACATTTTTGAAAATGCCGTAGAGGGCATGTTCCAAGCCAGCCCTGGGGGTAGTTTTATTGATGTCAACTCAGCCATTGCCGAAATGCTGGGCTATGCCACATCGCAACATTTGCTGGCGCAGATCAATGATATTGGCATCCAGGTTTTTGCTGAACCAGGGCAGTATGAACAATTCAGTCAATTAATCGAGACCCAGGCACGGGTCAAGGGATTTGAGTTCCAAGCCAAGTGTGCTGATGGGAGCCTGATTTGGGTTTCCGCCAATGCTCGCGCGGTCAAAGAGCCCCAGGGCAGTTTGCTTTATTACGATGGTAGCCTGATCGACATCAGCGATCGCATTACCGCCCAGGAAGCCCTGAAGCGATCGCAAAAAGACCTGGAGCAACGGGTGAAACAACGCACCCAGGCACTCGCCTATGCCAATGACCAGATGGTAGTCGAGGTGGCGGTGCGCAAACATATTGAACAATCACTGCGCCAGAGCGAGTCAAAGCTGCGCCATGTATTTGAGCAAGCCCCAGTGATGATGATATCCGTGGACGATCGCGGTCGGATTTGTGATGTCAACGACAAGTGGCTGGCCGAGACTGGCTATGCTAGGGCGGAAGTGATGTATAAATCCGCTGATTTTTTAATTTCCCTGCAACCAGATGAGCCGGAACCAGAGTTTGGCACTGAATTTTGGCAAGCCGATCATATTCAAGATATCCCCTACTGCTATCGCACCAAAGACGGCGATGATATTGATGTATTGATCGATTGTGTGGCCACGGTTGACCCCACGGGCAAAGCAATTAATTTGGCCGTAGTCCGCAACATTACCGCCCAAAAGCAAGCAGAAAAGCAACTCCAATTTGCCATGTTTGCCCTGGAGCGATTGTCTCACCTGGTGGCCTGGTGCCGCCCCGATGGGCAGATTACCTATGTGAATAAGGCTACTACCAAGGCGTTGGGCTATGCCAAAGATGAGCTATTAAACATGAGCATTAGCCAGATTGATTCTAGTATTTCTGCTTCCCAGTGGCAATCCCATTGGCAAGAGCTCAAGACCAGAAAATACCTTTACTATGAAACCACCATGTGCCGTAAGAACGGCAGCATTTTCCCAGTGGAGGTAACGGCCAACTACCTGGAATTTGGCGGCGAGGAATATAACTTTGTGTTTGTGAAGGATATTTCCGATCGCAAACAGTTTGAATCAGCCTTGCAGCGTAGTAACTCCCTCCTGAAGGCTCAACGCGAAGTGGCGATCGATGGCATTCTGGCGGTGGATGAACAGGGGCGAATTGTCAGTTTCAATCGCCGCTTTTGTGAAATGTGGGATGTGCCCGAAGCGCTGTTAAACGCAGGTGAAGCAAATCGGTTGCTCTCTTTCCTGCTCACTGCCGTCGGTTTACCAGAACCACTCACTGATCTGATTGAGCGTACCTATGATGACCCCAATGATTTCCAACGCGATGAAATTAGATTGCCCGGCGATCGCATTTTTGATTGTTATTCTGGCCCAGTAATGGCTAATGACGGCAAGTATTTTGGCATGATCTGGTTCTTCCGCGATATTACCGATCGCGTGATCGCCGAAGAAGCTTTGCAAGTAGAGAAAGAAAAATCGGAGCGGTTGCTGTTGAATATTCTGCCGGAGCCGATCGCCAACCGCTTGAAACTAGAACAAGGCGCGATCGCCGATCGGTTCAGTCAGGTATCGGTTTTGTTTGCCGATATTGTTGACTTTACGCGGGTGTCGGCACGCATGTCACCGCAGGAATTAGTTTCCATGCTCAATCAAATTTTCTCCGCCTTCGATCACCTGGCCGATCAACATGGCCTCGAGAAAATTAAAACCGTTGGTGATGCCTACATGGTCGCAAGTGGTTTGCCCTATTACCGGGAAGATCACATGGCGGCGATCGCCCATATGGCTCTGGACATGCGAGAGCAAATGCAGCAATTTAACGCCAGAACCGGCGAATCATTCCGGATGCGGATTGGCATTAATGCGGGACCAGTGGTGGCGGGGGTAATTGGCACCAAAAAGTTTATTTATGACCTGTGGGGCGATACGGTGAATATTGCCAGCCGGATGGAGTCCCAGGGCACTGCCGATCGGATTCAAGTGTCGGAAATTATCTACGAGGAACTAGCAGACCAGTTTGATTTTGAACCCCGTGGCGCGATCGAGGTGAAGGGGCGTGGCCAGATGACAACTTATTTCTTGACCGGACGCAAGCCTGGGGCTAAATCGGCAACTGATTCTAGTTATGATTTAGATTTAAGCCATAATGTGGAAGCAAATCAAGATGTAAGTCAATCGGTGCGATTGAGCAGTTAG